In Pectobacterium brasiliense, a single genomic region encodes these proteins:
- the virB10 gene encoding VirB10/TraB/TrbI family type IV secretion system protein, whose amino-acid sequence MTDKSIPETTEKTVAELEAEARERARSAMASQAPEQNTPPGQPEVTRFKKASSRRTLLVSLLSLGALIALALGGDRFLVALKQRDNKAVETPAPPSASTGQHERKNLGMDNNPFGLFSQDKQETATDNHPIQTASPSEPPALNKAAALVDSPSSAAESTQRGNTQASQTAPSGTQSKDTPATMSGTETNDVNPGVAKVTSVRRLGLDPNLYLPVDRYIPCSMMQRFVSDVGGRISCLIGEDVYSANHYVKLLPAGTVARGIYRTGALQHGRSRMFVIWTELRTPEPGSLQIPLVDTEATGPLGEAGISGWIDTHFWERFGNALMLSTVQDVAAAASDSAPGKDRNTDYTENTRAAASEMAKTALENSINIPPTMYLNQGDVIGIMTGTDIDFSSVYQLRLKKRWYER is encoded by the coding sequence ATGACTGATAAATCCATCCCAGAAACAACGGAAAAAACTGTGGCAGAGCTGGAGGCTGAAGCCCGTGAACGCGCCCGTTCAGCGATGGCGAGTCAGGCACCAGAGCAAAACACACCTCCCGGCCAACCTGAAGTGACCCGCTTCAAAAAAGCCTCCAGCCGCCGGACGCTGCTGGTCAGCCTGCTGAGTCTGGGCGCACTGATTGCACTGGCATTGGGTGGAGATCGCTTCCTTGTCGCATTAAAGCAACGCGATAATAAGGCGGTTGAAACCCCAGCACCGCCATCAGCCAGTACAGGGCAACATGAGCGTAAAAACCTCGGTATGGACAACAATCCGTTCGGCCTGTTCAGCCAGGACAAACAGGAAACCGCAACAGATAATCACCCAATACAGACGGCATCACCGTCAGAGCCACCTGCTTTAAATAAGGCGGCGGCACTGGTCGATAGCCCAAGTAGTGCCGCTGAGTCCACACAACGCGGTAATACTCAGGCTTCACAAACTGCACCTTCCGGCACACAGAGCAAAGACACACCTGCGACCATGTCTGGCACAGAGACTAACGACGTCAATCCCGGTGTCGCAAAAGTGACCAGTGTCAGGCGGCTTGGTCTCGACCCCAATCTCTACCTACCGGTTGATCGTTATATTCCGTGCTCAATGATGCAGCGTTTTGTCTCTGACGTGGGTGGTCGTATTTCCTGCCTCATCGGTGAAGATGTCTACAGCGCCAACCATTACGTGAAGTTGCTCCCTGCCGGAACCGTCGCCAGAGGCATCTACCGTACCGGAGCGCTGCAACATGGTCGGAGCCGGATGTTTGTTATCTGGACGGAATTACGCACACCGGAACCCGGCAGCCTGCAAATCCCACTGGTTGATACCGAAGCGACCGGCCCGTTGGGTGAGGCCGGGATTAGCGGCTGGATTGATACCCATTTCTGGGAACGGTTCGGCAATGCATTGATGTTGAGCACCGTACAAGATGTGGCTGCCGCCGCATCAGATTCAGCACCGGGGAAAGACCGCAATACCGATTACACCGAAAACACCCGCGCTGCCGCGTCAGAAATGGCGAAAACGGCCTTAGAAAACAGCATCAATATCCCGCCCACGATGTACCTCAATCAGGGCGATGTGATCGGCATCATGACCGGTACGGATATCGACTTCTCTTCCGTTTATCAACTGCGTCTAAAAAAGAGGTGGTATGAACGCTGA
- a CDS encoding type II toxin-antitoxin system CcdA family antitoxin, whose translation MTAKQRNTQSVTMTVERALLVRAREAGINLSATLSTALDAELRRHEAKIWQEENREAIDALNRFHDENGCFSDEYRTF comes from the coding sequence ATGACCGCGAAACAACGCAACACGCAGAGCGTGACCATGACGGTGGAGCGTGCCTTACTGGTAAGAGCGCGTGAAGCGGGTATTAACCTAAGTGCTACTCTGTCAACCGCACTGGATGCGGAGCTTCGCCGTCATGAAGCGAAAATATGGCAGGAAGAAAACAGGGAGGCTATCGACGCATTAAATCGTTTTCATGATGAAAACGGCTGTTTCAGTGATGAATACAGGACGTTTTAG
- the virB11 gene encoding P-type DNA transfer ATPase VirB11 produces MNAENLSLDFMKNQLFGDYLKLDGLTEIAINRPGEIHTKINGRWQKHDSPVTLRQCHAFAKALASWNEDNIDDTSPILSATLGSGERVQTIIPPACERDTVSITLRNPSFEQKTHQSWIDAGFYNRIAGKERNEGKDDELTRCYNNGDIPSFIEKAVEYGKTIFIVGETGSGKTTYMKTLLHYIPSHLRLTTIEDNPEIRFYHHANYVHLFYPADAGDDAIITPGKLIRANYRMNPDRILLAEIRGREAWDALKIIGSGHEGLITSLHAGSPEECIEGIIDRCYENPDCKNIPFDVLLRKVLKCVDIIVSVDIHGDIRRMGDIYFKPIHLHQMKETFR; encoded by the coding sequence ATGAACGCTGAAAACCTGTCGCTGGATTTTATGAAAAACCAGTTGTTCGGCGATTATCTCAAACTGGATGGCCTGACGGAAATCGCCATTAACCGCCCCGGAGAGATCCACACCAAAATAAACGGTCGATGGCAGAAGCATGATTCTCCGGTTACGTTACGTCAGTGCCATGCTTTTGCCAAAGCACTGGCCTCATGGAATGAGGACAATATCGATGATACCTCCCCTATCCTTTCCGCCACATTAGGATCAGGTGAACGTGTCCAGACTATTATTCCCCCAGCCTGTGAGCGGGATACTGTATCGATTACGCTGCGAAACCCGTCATTTGAGCAGAAAACACATCAGTCCTGGATTGATGCCGGTTTTTATAATCGGATAGCCGGTAAGGAGAGAAATGAAGGTAAAGATGATGAACTGACCCGATGCTACAACAATGGTGATATTCCAAGCTTTATCGAAAAGGCCGTCGAGTACGGTAAAACGATCTTTATTGTTGGTGAAACCGGCTCTGGTAAAACCACCTATATGAAGACGTTGCTGCACTATATTCCGTCACATCTCAGGCTAACCACGATTGAAGATAATCCTGAAATCCGTTTTTACCACCACGCTAATTATGTGCATCTGTTTTACCCGGCAGATGCCGGAGATGATGCGATTATCACGCCCGGCAAACTTATTCGGGCAAATTATCGAATGAATCCGGATCGGATTCTGCTGGCGGAAATTCGTGGGCGGGAAGCGTGGGACGCGCTGAAAATTATCGGTTCAGGGCATGAAGGCCTTATCACCTCCCTGCACGCAGGCAGCCCGGAAGAATGTATTGAAGGGATCATTGACCGCTGCTATGAGAACCCTGACTGCAAAAATATCCCGTTCGATGTGTTGTTACGCAAGGTGCTTAAATGCGTGGATATCATCGTCAGCGTAGATATTCACGGTGATATCCGTCGGATGGGGGATATTTATTTCAAACCGATACACCTTCATCAAATGAAAGAAACCTTCAGATAA
- a CDS encoding nucleotidyltransferase domain-containing protein, whose amino-acid sequence MKVADNKDIPLPGSVEIQPEFWLVIEDVVSRLTLSFHEIIHSIYVYGSVAEGRAKTGKSDLDMTIIFRQKLAQTTTEQLAKIHAELERNNSTVSKIDFDCGFLEEVLSQDNILSWGYWLKHHCRCVYGEDLSQYFQPFKPSRAIAVAVNGDFQQVLSRLITQMKMSSDVIKKQQLLCSAARKLIRSTNILRNEQDDEWPDSLNEHRNWFIARYPSLEKDIDDLMAIGTGGRGNLNDYEKRLITFASWLNAEFLRY is encoded by the coding sequence ATGAAAGTCGCGGACAATAAAGATATCCCTTTACCTGGCAGCGTTGAAATCCAGCCTGAGTTTTGGCTTGTAATCGAAGATGTTGTGTCGAGGCTTACTCTTAGCTTTCATGAGATTATACATAGTATTTACGTGTATGGCAGCGTGGCTGAAGGCAGAGCGAAGACAGGCAAGTCTGATTTGGATATGACAATTATTTTCAGGCAAAAACTCGCTCAAACGACTACAGAACAACTTGCCAAAATTCACGCCGAGCTTGAAAGAAACAATTCTACAGTCAGTAAAATTGATTTTGATTGTGGGTTTCTGGAAGAGGTACTCTCCCAGGATAATATACTGAGCTGGGGATACTGGCTTAAACATCATTGTCGTTGCGTTTATGGCGAGGACCTGAGCCAATATTTTCAGCCTTTTAAACCTTCAAGAGCTATTGCGGTAGCCGTGAATGGTGACTTCCAGCAGGTACTGAGCAGGCTAATTACGCAAATGAAAATGTCATCTGACGTAATCAAAAAGCAGCAACTTCTTTGTTCGGCTGCGAGAAAGCTCATCAGATCAACCAATATTCTGCGCAATGAACAGGACGATGAGTGGCCTGATTCGCTCAACGAGCACCGCAACTGGTTCATTGCCCGTTACCCTTCTTTAGAAAAGGATATAGACGATCTAATGGCAATAGGTACCGGGGGCAGAGGAAACCTGAATGATTACGAAAAACGACTTATAACTTTTGCAAGTTGGCTTAACGCTGAGTTTCTCCGTTATTAA
- a CDS encoding TrbM/KikA/MpfK family conjugal transfer protein — protein sequence MKTILFTACLFCMNLLLPSIVMAADACEIVLCLYGKATGNGGGNECQSAEHSFFTIVKKNRHGFHPSRTADARKALLLECKSVDPKIIDQIINKFGRVRN from the coding sequence ATGAAAACGATCCTATTCACCGCCTGCCTTTTCTGCATGAATTTACTACTGCCCTCTATCGTAATGGCCGCTGATGCCTGTGAGATTGTTTTATGTCTGTACGGTAAAGCAACCGGTAACGGCGGAGGAAATGAATGTCAGTCCGCTGAACATTCCTTCTTTACTATTGTGAAAAAGAACAGACACGGATTTCACCCTAGCCGTACTGCCGATGCCCGAAAAGCCTTATTACTCGAATGCAAATCAGTCGACCCCAAAATTATCGACCAGATAATTAATAAATTTGGCCGCGTGCGTAACTGA
- a CDS encoding CcdB family protein, whose amino-acid sequence MQFSVYGNTGKSVVYPLLLDVTSDIIGQLNRRIVIPLLPIEKYPAGRRPDRLVPVVMLTDDKEYAVMTHELASIPVQALGAVFCDASQYRSQIKAAIDFLIDGF is encoded by the coding sequence ATGCAATTCAGTGTATACGGTAATACCGGGAAAAGCGTCGTTTACCCGCTGTTGCTCGATGTCACGAGCGATATTATTGGACAATTGAATCGTCGGATAGTGATCCCATTGCTCCCTATTGAAAAGTATCCGGCAGGCCGCCGACCGGATCGCCTTGTCCCCGTCGTCATGCTGACGGACGACAAAGAATACGCCGTAATGACCCACGAGCTGGCAAGTATCCCTGTCCAGGCCCTGGGTGCGGTGTTTTGTGATGCTTCGCAGTACCGTTCTCAGATAAAGGCTGCAATAGACTTCCTCATCGACGGGTTCTGA
- a CDS encoding type IV secretory system conjugative DNA transfer family protein produces the protein MMLNKLSISLSPIVNGVLSFIDVMQQHQLMLALLSGLTLPFFASMKIDDRQKAPLWKKLIITFSLLCFLFGTVGPLLISVFRWLYNVRILTRIPILDWSILIIFTVAGLILHISLRRALTPELDKIKKRLIKKTSLERELRTDVRTVKSLLPETLHYNPLDYINLNKGIFIGIDRDEKPMYLPLKDWQRQHADIIGTTGAGKGVATGILLYQSILAGEGVFIMDPKDDEWATHLYRKACEDAGKPFALIDLRKTQYQLNLIENITPDELEELFVAGFSLAEKGQESDFYRIDDRKAARMAAQFVSSHPSSTIRDIYNGEYVQGIAEDIKAFFGKIEELALLNAINAPTGFSLQSVFGEGGCCYIIGSMRNSKIITAQRMLLVRLYQLAERRDRVKETPRPIAIFLDELKYHLSKPALEGLGAARDKGVHIIMAHQSVADLKDCPADLKGDAVVGAVVENAKFKLVYRVMDPDTAEWVARMSGTILVDDEIRKAKTDAVLTETIDGERTIRQAERFFIDSNMILNLPDFVSFIFTTRTLPSASLISPIKVQKRELEIYSVSPDIAASAVPAKIALDFDEEGATSASTTNVAATQPDLLFEGESKSAKPRSDDDETPSLLNF, from the coding sequence ATGATGTTAAATAAGCTTTCCATTTCACTGTCGCCGATAGTAAATGGTGTGCTGTCCTTTATTGATGTTATGCAACAGCATCAATTGATGCTGGCGCTATTATCGGGCCTGACTCTGCCGTTTTTCGCTTCAATGAAAATCGACGATCGGCAGAAAGCCCCGTTATGGAAAAAGTTGATCATTACTTTTTCCCTGCTGTGTTTCCTGTTTGGCACAGTCGGCCCCTTACTTATTAGCGTTTTCAGGTGGCTTTATAACGTTCGGATACTTACCCGCATTCCCATTCTGGACTGGTCAATATTAATTATATTTACCGTGGCAGGGCTTATTCTCCATATTAGTCTGCGTCGGGCATTAACGCCTGAACTGGATAAAATAAAAAAACGACTCATCAAAAAGACCAGTCTTGAACGGGAATTACGCACAGATGTACGCACGGTAAAATCCCTGCTGCCGGAAACGCTGCATTATAATCCGCTGGATTATATCAACCTAAATAAGGGTATTTTTATCGGGATAGACCGTGATGAAAAACCGATGTATCTCCCGTTAAAAGACTGGCAAAGACAACATGCAGATATTATCGGCACCACCGGAGCCGGTAAAGGTGTAGCAACCGGTATATTGCTTTACCAAAGTATCCTGGCTGGTGAAGGTGTATTTATTATGGACCCAAAGGATGATGAATGGGCGACGCATCTTTATCGCAAGGCCTGCGAGGATGCAGGCAAACCCTTTGCCTTAATTGACCTGCGAAAAACGCAATACCAATTAAATCTGATTGAAAATATTACGCCTGACGAACTGGAGGAATTGTTTGTTGCGGGATTCAGCTTGGCGGAAAAAGGTCAGGAATCCGATTTTTATCGTATCGACGACCGAAAAGCGGCACGTATGGCGGCACAATTTGTCAGCAGTCATCCCTCTTCGACTATCCGCGATATTTATAACGGCGAATATGTTCAAGGTATCGCGGAGGATATCAAAGCCTTTTTCGGCAAAATTGAAGAGCTGGCGTTGCTCAATGCCATCAACGCGCCGACAGGATTTTCACTCCAATCGGTTTTTGGTGAAGGTGGCTGCTGCTATATCATCGGCTCAATGCGCAATAGCAAGATTATCACCGCCCAGCGAATGCTGCTGGTACGACTTTACCAATTAGCAGAAAGGCGCGACCGGGTAAAAGAAACGCCCCGCCCCATAGCCATCTTTCTTGACGAACTGAAATACCATCTGTCAAAACCAGCGCTGGAGGGGTTAGGCGCAGCACGGGATAAAGGCGTACATATCATCATGGCCCATCAGTCCGTCGCCGATTTGAAAGACTGCCCGGCGGATTTAAAAGGCGATGCTGTTGTCGGTGCAGTCGTTGAAAACGCTAAATTCAAGCTGGTATACCGCGTTATGGACCCGGATACAGCGGAATGGGTAGCGAGAATGTCTGGCACCATCTTAGTGGATGATGAAATCCGCAAAGCCAAAACTGATGCCGTACTGACGGAAACCATCGACGGTGAACGAACTATCAGACAGGCAGAGCGTTTCTTTATCGACAGCAATATGATCCTGAACCTGCCCGACTTTGTCAGCTTTATCTTTACGACGAGAACGCTTCCCTCCGCCTCACTGATTTCCCCCATTAAGGTACAAAAACGCGAACTGGAGATCTATTCCGTGTCTCCGGATATTGCCGCGTCGGCAGTACCGGCAAAAATCGCGCTGGACTTCGACGAGGAAGGAGCGACATCCGCTTCAACGACCAATGTCGCGGCAACCCAGCCTGACCTTTTATTTGAAGGGGAAAGTAAATCAGCAAAACCGAGATCTGATGATGACGAAACACCGTCCTTGCTCAATTTTTAG
- a CDS encoding ArdC family protein encodes MTISLHTQTSAPNAAAATSVSPLEQSGSSKTKFSKTKTDIYQTVTDSIITALEAGVKPWSCPWQRVPGMSGLPSNFATGISYSGMNIMLLWCSASEQGFGDSRWMTYKQAQAVGGQVRKGEHGTTAIFYTTLEKENEDGEIDQIPMLKTFNVFNVQQIDGLPLTTETVSPEATFDPLPEAENLFQKSGANIIEKGQNAFFRPSTDEVWLPERHLFSDAANFYATGLHELVHWSGGKKRLNREMKGKFGSADYAEEELVAELGSAFLMADLGIIGEVQHESYIASWLQALKNDKRYVFKAASAASKAHRYLMDKI; translated from the coding sequence ATGACCATTTCCCTGCATACCCAGACTAGCGCCCCTAACGCCGCAGCGGCGACCAGCGTATCCCCGCTGGAGCAGTCAGGCTCCTCAAAAACGAAATTTTCCAAAACTAAAACCGATATTTACCAGACCGTCACCGACAGCATCATTACCGCGCTTGAAGCTGGTGTAAAACCGTGGTCTTGCCCGTGGCAACGAGTGCCGGGCATGTCTGGGTTGCCTTCCAACTTCGCAACCGGTATCTCGTATAGCGGAATGAATATCATGCTGTTGTGGTGCAGTGCATCAGAACAGGGCTTCGGTGATTCACGCTGGATGACCTACAAACAGGCGCAGGCAGTAGGTGGGCAGGTTCGCAAAGGCGAGCACGGCACGACGGCAATTTTCTATACAACCTTAGAGAAAGAAAACGAAGACGGTGAAATCGACCAGATCCCGATGCTGAAAACTTTCAACGTGTTTAACGTTCAGCAAATTGACGGCTTGCCTCTGACAACTGAAACAGTCAGCCCGGAAGCAACCTTTGACCCGTTGCCGGAGGCTGAAAATCTGTTCCAGAAGAGCGGCGCAAACATCATTGAGAAAGGACAAAACGCCTTTTTCAGACCCTCAACCGATGAAGTCTGGCTACCGGAGCGCCATCTGTTTTCAGATGCAGCCAATTTCTATGCTACTGGCCTACATGAGCTGGTTCACTGGAGCGGTGGTAAAAAACGACTTAACCGTGAAATGAAAGGGAAGTTTGGCAGTGCAGATTATGCGGAGGAGGAATTAGTGGCGGAGCTGGGAAGTGCTTTTCTGATGGCGGATCTGGGGATCATCGGAGAGGTTCAGCATGAAAGCTATATTGCCTCATGGCTCCAGGCGCTGAAAAATGATAAGCGCTATGTTTTCAAAGCGGCCAGCGCCGCCTCAAAAGCACATCGTTATCTGATGGATAAGATTTGA
- the mobC gene encoding MobC family replication-relaxation protein, translating into MLIATHSERTARNSEKIKRLLNFLKEETYSDFKTLMLLFGFRDHKSLYTLLTKIERMGLIQKHVFESRTMKMSLWGITSDGLAIVLTPDDGIFPARFEPSKITGWTLEHHLDNQVARLILEKKGASRWVNGDRSTFLSQYQVKHRPDGLITLPDGQVIAVETERRLKTKARYQTIIASHLLARTQKNWIYVFYIVPDLQKKRALELLFGSIKHVIINHQPIPLEARHRNVFRIYTLDELRQLEPRQYS; encoded by the coding sequence ATGCTTATCGCAACGCATAGCGAGCGCACCGCCCGCAACAGCGAGAAGATAAAAAGGCTGCTGAATTTCCTGAAGGAAGAAACCTACAGCGACTTTAAAACGCTGATGCTGTTGTTTGGTTTCAGGGATCACAAATCGCTGTATACGCTGCTGACAAAAATTGAACGAATGGGGTTAATACAAAAGCATGTGTTTGAATCACGGACGATGAAAATGTCGTTGTGGGGCATAACCAGCGACGGACTGGCTATCGTTTTAACGCCGGACGACGGCATTTTCCCGGCACGCTTTGAACCGTCAAAAATCACTGGCTGGACGCTGGAGCACCACCTTGATAATCAGGTTGCTAGGCTCATCCTGGAGAAAAAAGGCGCATCCAGATGGGTAAACGGCGATCGCTCAACGTTCCTCAGCCAGTATCAGGTCAAACACCGTCCAGATGGACTCATCACACTCCCTGACGGACAGGTCATCGCAGTAGAAACCGAGCGCCGCCTGAAAACCAAAGCTCGCTACCAGACGATTATCGCCAGCCATTTGCTGGCCCGGACACAAAAGAACTGGATTTACGTCTTTTATATCGTACCGGACCTACAGAAAAAACGGGCGCTTGAACTGCTGTTTGGCAGCATCAAACACGTCATCATTAATCATCAACCTATCCCTCTGGAAGCACGTCACCGCAATGTTTTTCGTATTTATACTCTCGACGAGCTGCGACAACTGGAGCCGAGGCAATATTCATAA